The following are encoded together in the Desulfobacterales bacterium genome:
- a CDS encoding type III pantothenate kinase has product MLLVIDVGNTHTVLGVYQDDQLRNDWRIHTERNTTEDEFNVLINSLFTSDNIKVSDIEQTIISCVVPPMVTILDAFCRKYIGHPPTWVDAKNCAGMPILLKNPGEVGADRIVNAVAAYHRYRQSLIVVDFGTATTFDAISEKGEYLGGAICPGIGIASEALFLKASKLPRVELFTPPEAVIGKDTIGSIQSGIIFGYAGLVDGIVKRMQQEMGTEPKVIATGGLAELLFNVSETIEVVEPALTLAGLKVIANQASR; this is encoded by the coding sequence ATGCTCCTGGTAATAGATGTCGGCAATACCCACACGGTTCTGGGTGTTTATCAAGACGACCAACTGCGGAACGATTGGCGCATCCATACTGAACGCAACACCACCGAGGATGAGTTCAATGTGTTGATTAACAGCCTGTTCACGTCTGACAACATCAAAGTGAGTGATATCGAACAAACCATTATCTCGTGTGTGGTCCCACCGATGGTCACCATTTTGGATGCCTTCTGTCGCAAGTATATCGGCCATCCACCTACATGGGTGGATGCCAAAAATTGCGCCGGTATGCCCATTTTATTGAAAAATCCGGGGGAGGTTGGCGCCGACCGTATTGTTAATGCCGTGGCCGCCTATCATCGATACCGCCAAAGTCTGATCGTGGTCGATTTTGGTACCGCCACAACCTTTGACGCCATTTCTGAAAAGGGTGAATATCTTGGCGGGGCCATCTGTCCAGGGATTGGTATTGCCTCAGAAGCCCTGTTTTTAAAAGCTTCCAAGCTACCACGGGTGGAACTTTTTACGCCGCCTGAAGCTGTCATTGGCAAAGACACGATCGGCAGTATTCAATCCGGCATTATATTCGGCTATGCGGGTCTGGTGGATGGAATCGTAAAACGCATGCAACAGGAAATGGGCACGGAACCCAAGGTTATTGCCACCGGCGGTCTGGCCGAGCTGTTATTCAATGTTTCCGAAACCATTGAAGTGGTCGAACCGGCACTGACCCTGGCAGGCTTGAAGGTCATAGCAAATCAAGCATCACGTTAA
- a CDS encoding PilT/PilU family type 4a pilus ATPase produces MKKQEIDHLLVRMLDYHRDVSDLNFTVGKPMQVESAGELIPVDVKPSFKALSPFQTEVIALNLVNQDRRLTKALLSAGSCDMSYSLPGKARFRVNIFSQGANISIVLRKLESKIPTIEDRELPKTMFQIAKEINGIVFVTGATGSGKTTTLAAILDEINENKSVHIITLEDPVEYQHPHKKSTFNQRELGMDFDNYANGLRAALRQAPKVILVGEMRDRETIEIGLRAAETGHLVLTTLHTVDAGSTVNRILGMFTTEDAEQIRIRLADTMRWIVSQRLVPQVGGGRVATFEILGTNLRVKDLVLHGQSEGKTFYEIMEKGNAFGMITFDQHIIGLFEQGLITQDTALAYCSQKGVVGRGIDSIKSARGEATTDIGSLEIDRNYAKSVH; encoded by the coding sequence ATGAAAAAACAAGAAATCGACCATCTTCTAGTTAGAATGCTGGATTATCACCGGGATGTCTCCGATCTTAACTTTACGGTCGGCAAACCGATGCAGGTGGAAAGCGCCGGTGAGCTCATACCCGTTGATGTAAAACCGTCCTTTAAGGCGCTGTCCCCGTTTCAAACCGAAGTCATTGCCCTGAACCTGGTCAACCAGGACCGCCGCCTGACCAAAGCGCTGTTAAGTGCCGGCTCTTGCGACATGTCTTACTCTCTGCCCGGCAAGGCGCGCTTCAGGGTCAACATTTTTTCCCAGGGAGCCAATATATCGATCGTTTTGCGTAAACTGGAGTCTAAAATTCCGACCATCGAAGATCGCGAGCTGCCCAAAACGATGTTCCAGATCGCCAAGGAAATCAATGGCATTGTCTTTGTCACCGGTGCTACCGGTTCCGGTAAAACCACCACTTTGGCGGCCATACTGGATGAAATTAACGAAAATAAATCCGTGCATATTATCACTTTGGAAGATCCGGTTGAATATCAACACCCCCATAAAAAATCCACCTTCAACCAGCGTGAACTGGGCATGGATTTTGACAACTATGCCAATGGATTGCGGGCTGCACTGCGGCAAGCCCCCAAGGTGATTCTGGTTGGCGAAATGCGCGATCGCGAGACAATTGAAATCGGCTTGCGCGCTGCTGAAACCGGTCACCTGGTGTTAACAACGCTGCATACCGTGGATGCCGGCTCAACGGTCAATCGTATTCTGGGTATGTTTACCACCGAAGATGCTGAGCAGATTCGCATCCGTCTGGCCGATACCATGCGCTGGATCGTCTCCCAACGACTGGTGCCCCAGGTCGGCGGCGGCCGGGTAGCAACCTTTGAAATTCTGGGTACGAATCTGAGGGTCAAAGACTTGGTTTTACACGGGCAATCGGAAGGCAAAACATTTTACGAAATCATGGAAAAGGGCAATGCTTTTGGCATGATCACCTTTGACCAACATATTATCGGTTTGTTTGAGCAGGGCCTGATTACTCAGGATACCGCGTTGGCTTATTGCTCTCAAAAAGGCGTTGTGGGCCGCGGTATCGATTCTATTAAGAGTGCCCGCGGTGAGGCCACAACAGATATTGGAAGCCTGGAAATTGATCGGAATTATGCCAAATCCGTGCATTAA
- a CDS encoding MBL fold metallo-hydrolase: MNIEKIADDLFLIPLTPAITGFNDFICAWLYRGTTTCLIDVGPSASTPQLLGALRELDVNQLDTILLTHIHLDHAGAISEVAASFPMAPIICHPVAIPHLIDPTRLWQGSKKVLGSMADAYGPIKPVPAERLQAASDYQSKSIIAIITPGHAAHHVSYQTGKYLFAGETGGVFISLPNNKFYLRPATPPKFFLQDALQSIDALIDCDPQMICYGHYGVHPDAVKMLQIHYRQLQFWEQLLRKAGTRYKEPDRTAECLTKLLKEDALMASFDQLPSDVQAREKYFLQNSINGYLGFLSSEK; encoded by the coding sequence ATGAATATTGAAAAGATAGCGGATGATCTTTTTTTGATTCCGCTGACACCTGCCATTACAGGTTTTAACGATTTTATCTGTGCCTGGTTATACCGTGGAACTACCACATGCTTAATTGACGTGGGCCCTTCAGCCAGTACACCGCAACTCTTAGGTGCCTTACGGGAATTAGACGTCAATCAGCTGGATACTATTCTGCTGACGCATATTCACCTGGATCATGCCGGCGCTATAAGCGAGGTTGCAGCGTCTTTTCCTATGGCGCCGATCATATGCCATCCCGTGGCCATCCCGCACCTGATTGATCCCACCCGACTGTGGCAGGGGTCGAAAAAAGTACTTGGCTCGATGGCCGACGCTTACGGGCCGATAAAGCCGGTCCCCGCAGAAAGGCTTCAGGCTGCCAGTGATTATCAGAGCAAATCCATCATAGCGATCATTACACCCGGACATGCAGCCCATCATGTGAGCTATCAAACTGGAAAATACCTTTTTGCCGGTGAAACCGGGGGCGTTTTCATATCCCTGCCAAATAACAAATTTTACTTACGCCCGGCCACCCCGCCGAAATTCTTTCTGCAAGATGCCCTTCAAAGTATCGATGCCCTCATTGACTGCGACCCGCAGATGATCTGCTACGGTCACTATGGCGTTCATCCGGATGCCGTCAAGATGCTGCAGATCCATTACCGTCAACTTCAATTCTGGGAACAGCTGCTCAGGAAGGCAGGAACTAGATACAAAGAACCAGATCGAACAGCCGAATGCTTGACAAAACTGTTAAAGGAAGACGCACTGATGGCATCCTTCGACCAACTGCCGTCAGACGTGCAGGCGCGGGAAAAATATTTTCTTCAAAACAGCATCAATGGGTATTTGGGATTCTTAAGCTCAGAGAAGTAA
- a CDS encoding type IV pilus twitching motility protein PilT, whose product MAKIDAFFKLMNEQGASDLHLASGQPPALRIRGDIERIKYKVLNNDDLRAMLYEIAPEHKVKTFEETGDIDFAYEIPGLARYRANFFMQRNGVGAVFREIPSTIMTAEQLGLPPVVSKLATLPRGLVLVTGPTGSGKSTTLASIIDVANRARKDHIITVEDPIEFVHQSQGCIVNHREVGLHTETFSSALRGALREDPDIILVGEMRDLETISLAVEAASTGHLVFSTLHTSSAYKTVDRVIEVFPSHEQPLIRSTLSDGLRAVVAQTLFKRVDRKGRIVALEILIANPAVRNLIREGKTHQIPSMIQTGKKFGMVLLDDYIMELFQNGKISSDEAYAKANEKARFRPLLKAPPTDFTEV is encoded by the coding sequence ATGGCAAAAATTGATGCATTTTTTAAACTGATGAATGAACAAGGAGCCTCTGACCTTCATCTGGCTTCCGGTCAACCGCCGGCGCTTAGAATCAGAGGTGATATTGAAAGGATTAAATATAAAGTCCTTAATAATGACGACCTCAGGGCCATGCTCTATGAAATCGCTCCCGAGCATAAGGTTAAAACATTTGAGGAAACCGGCGATATCGATTTTGCTTACGAAATTCCGGGCCTGGCCCGTTACCGCGCCAACTTCTTCATGCAAAGAAATGGTGTCGGCGCCGTCTTTCGTGAAATCCCCAGCACTATCATGACCGCCGAGCAGCTGGGGCTGCCGCCGGTTGTGTCAAAATTGGCCACATTGCCCAGGGGATTGGTCCTGGTCACCGGGCCCACCGGCAGCGGCAAATCGACGACCCTGGCATCCATTATCGATGTGGCCAATCGCGCACGTAAAGATCATATCATTACGGTGGAGGACCCGATTGAATTTGTTCATCAAAGCCAGGGGTGCATCGTCAACCACCGCGAAGTAGGATTACATACCGAAACATTTTCCAGCGCTCTGCGCGGTGCCCTGCGTGAAGACCCCGATATTATTCTGGTCGGTGAAATGCGAGACCTTGAAACCATCTCGCTGGCCGTCGAAGCGGCGTCGACCGGTCACCTGGTATTCTCCACATTGCATACATCCAGCGCCTATAAAACGGTTGACCGCGTCATCGAGGTCTTTCCTTCACACGAACAACCCCTGATTCGATCAACGTTGTCGGACGGACTGCGGGCCGTTGTCGCTCAGACCCTCTTTAAACGCGTTGATCGGAAAGGTCGCATTGTGGCCCTTGAAATCTTAATTGCCAATCCCGCGGTTCGCAATCTTATTCGCGAAGGCAAGACCCATCAGATACCATCTATGATTCAAACCGGTAAAAAATTCGGTATGGTTTTGCTGGATGACTATATAATGGAGCTGTTTCAAAACGGCAAAATCAGTTCCGATGAGGCCTATGCCAAAGCCAATGAAAAGGCCAGATTCAGACCTTTGCTAAAAGCGCCGCCAACCGACTTTACCGAGGTCTAA
- a CDS encoding aldehyde ferredoxin oxidoreductase C-terminal domain-containing protein, protein MTDYAFKETKALDYKRPEIENGYTDQTLYINLSDPQIDIKPVAPETKKTFIGGKGYDLWLLWNAVQPSTHWNDPENALCISSGPLGGTPIYPGSGKSIVATLSPLTASVIDSNVGGYFGPYLKFSGFDALEIQGKTAAEVVVFIDGINQKIQLFETSGLPDNAYELSAILTEHFAQGKPRNISVVSAGPGAKNTLIGCLNFTWYDPKRKRARYKQAGRGGVGTVFADKGLKAVVACWKTVTADTNNPADKTRLKNVAKLHSREIVELDPKQNEMAKIGTTHLVTIMNDHDLLPTHNFRYGQHDQAPNLGQEVYRRLFDPGFDGCWMGCTVACSHGIKDFVPLTGPYKGQKVFVDGPEYETIAGCGSNLGIFDPHTVAEMNFYCDAYGLDTISVGTAIAFVMECFEMGLIDATHTGGLDLHFGNRDAALEIVHQMAAGEGFGQVVGQGIRRMKAIFAKDFGADAKIMQDIGMEAKGLEFSEYMTKESLAQQGGYGLALKGPQHDEAWLIFLDMVHNFMPTFEQKAEALHWFPMFRTWFGLCGLCKLPWNDIIPEDNKDTEEPAKVMKHVQWYADYFSAITGNEAAPDDLIKMSEGVYNFQRVFNLRMGFGRRQHDDLPYRAVGPVTETEYESRVERYDKQLVDKYKFDIEGKPTAEKLAELRRQRENQYETLKDAVYKRRGWTPDGIPTQETVKRLGIDFDEVVELLRANGVDS, encoded by the coding sequence ATGACGGATTATGCTTTCAAGGAAACAAAAGCGTTAGATTACAAAAGACCTGAAATCGAAAATGGTTACACCGATCAAACTTTATATATCAATCTTTCGGACCCGCAGATTGACATTAAACCGGTGGCCCCGGAAACCAAAAAAACCTTTATCGGGGGCAAGGGCTATGACCTGTGGCTGTTGTGGAACGCGGTACAGCCGTCCACCCACTGGAATGACCCTGAAAATGCTCTCTGTATTTCGTCCGGCCCGCTGGGGGGCACTCCCATTTATCCGGGCTCCGGTAAAAGCATTGTCGCCACCCTTTCTCCGCTGACGGCATCGGTAATCGATTCCAACGTCGGCGGTTATTTTGGCCCTTACCTTAAATTTTCTGGTTTCGACGCCCTGGAAATCCAGGGCAAGACGGCGGCAGAGGTGGTCGTCTTTATCGATGGGATCAACCAGAAAATCCAACTTTTCGAGACCAGCGGTCTGCCGGACAACGCCTATGAACTGTCTGCCATTTTAACCGAGCATTTTGCCCAGGGAAAACCGCGCAACATTTCGGTGGTATCCGCAGGCCCCGGGGCCAAAAATACCTTGATCGGCTGTCTCAATTTTACCTGGTACGATCCCAAGCGCAAGCGCGCCCGCTACAAACAGGCCGGCCGCGGCGGTGTCGGAACCGTGTTTGCCGACAAGGGCTTAAAAGCCGTTGTTGCCTGCTGGAAGACGGTCACCGCCGACACGAATAACCCGGCGGACAAAACCCGTCTCAAAAATGTGGCCAAGCTGCACTCCCGTGAAATCGTGGAACTGGATCCCAAACAAAATGAAATGGCCAAAATCGGCACCACCCATCTGGTCACCATTATGAATGACCACGATCTGCTGCCGACCCACAATTTTCGCTACGGCCAGCATGACCAAGCCCCAAACCTGGGCCAGGAAGTTTACCGGCGCCTGTTTGACCCGGGTTTTGACGGCTGCTGGATGGGATGCACCGTGGCCTGTTCGCACGGTATCAAAGATTTTGTTCCTTTAACCGGCCCTTACAAGGGCCAAAAGGTTTTTGTCGACGGGCCCGAATATGAAACCATTGCCGGCTGCGGCTCCAATCTGGGCATTTTTGATCCGCACACGGTGGCGGAAATGAATTTTTATTGTGATGCCTACGGTCTGGATACGATATCAGTGGGCACTGCAATTGCCTTTGTGATGGAATGCTTTGAAATGGGATTGATCGACGCCACCCATACCGGTGGTCTGGATCTTCATTTCGGCAACCGTGACGCTGCTCTGGAGATCGTGCATCAAATGGCGGCCGGAGAAGGATTCGGTCAAGTTGTTGGCCAGGGCATTCGCAGAATGAAGGCCATTTTCGCAAAGGATTTCGGAGCAGATGCCAAGATTATGCAGGACATCGGAATGGAGGCCAAAGGCTTGGAATTTTCGGAATACATGACCAAGGAATCACTGGCCCAGCAAGGAGGCTATGGGCTGGCGCTCAAAGGCCCCCAGCATGATGAGGCCTGGCTGATATTTTTGGACATGGTGCACAACTTTATGCCCACCTTCGAACAAAAAGCCGAAGCCCTGCACTGGTTTCCGATGTTTCGCACCTGGTTTGGGCTTTGCGGCCTGTGCAAACTGCCGTGGAACGATATCATCCCCGAAGACAACAAAGATACCGAGGAGCCGGCCAAAGTCATGAAACACGTCCAGTGGTATGCCGACTACTTCAGTGCCATTACCGGCAATGAGGCCGCCCCCGATGACCTTATAAAAATGAGCGAGGGCGTTTATAATTTTCAACGGGTCTTTAACCTGCGTATGGGTTTTGGCCGCCGCCAGCACGATGATCTTCCTTACCGGGCAGTGGGGCCCGTTACCGAAACAGAATATGAATCCCGTGTCGAACGCTACGATAAACAATTGGTTGATAAGTACAAATTCGATATTGAGGGCAAACCGACGGCTGAAAAGCTGGCTGAGTTGCGCCGGCAGCGCGAAAATCAATATGAAACTCTCAAAGATGCCGTTTATAAGCGCCGCGGATGGACACCGGACGGCATCCCGACCCAAGAAACCGTCAAACGTCTGGGCATTGATTTCGATGAGGTTGTCGAATTGCTCCGCGCCAACGGTGTCGATTCATGA
- a CDS encoding YggT family protein — translation MLVLRNLLVAVATVVDYVLVFFMFIIIARAVLSWVSPDPYNPIVRFIHNVTEPVLYQIRKRLPMMYGGIDFSPIVVILIIIFLRIFVVNSLEGIAESLG, via the coding sequence ATGCTCGTATTGCGAAACCTGTTAGTGGCGGTGGCAACAGTGGTGGACTATGTGCTGGTTTTCTTCATGTTCATCATTATCGCCCGCGCCGTATTGTCATGGGTAAGCCCGGATCCCTATAATCCGATCGTACGATTTATTCATAATGTAACGGAGCCGGTGCTATATCAAATTCGTAAACGATTGCCGATGATGTACGGTGGGATCGATTTTTCTCCAATTGTTGTGATTCTGATCATTATCTTCCTGCGAATATTTGTGGTCAACAGTTTGGAAGGTATAGCTGAGTCCTTAGGATAA
- a CDS encoding DivIVA domain-containing protein encodes MKITPLDIQQQQFNTRFRGFDIREVDAFLEQIAETFETLQKSNQTLSDEVRRLELEIQGYRKREETFKRALLNSQTVLDQMKDNARKSAELIIAEAEVKAEKILNKAHNRLAQLHEDISELKRQRMQIEVQISSIIEAHSRLLEIGKEGIKESDEEDDKIKFLKKSN; translated from the coding sequence ATGAAAATTACGCCCCTTGATATCCAACAGCAGCAGTTTAACACCCGATTTCGCGGATTCGACATTCGAGAGGTGGATGCCTTCCTGGAGCAGATAGCAGAGACCTTCGAAACTTTGCAGAAATCAAATCAAACGCTGAGTGACGAGGTCCGACGGTTGGAGCTAGAAATCCAGGGATATCGAAAACGGGAAGAGACCTTCAAAAGAGCATTGTTGAATTCTCAAACAGTATTGGACCAAATGAAGGACAATGCCCGCAAATCCGCCGAACTGATCATCGCTGAAGCTGAAGTCAAGGCTGAAAAGATCCTCAATAAAGCGCACAATCGCTTAGCGCAACTGCACGAGGATATCTCAGAGTTGAAGCGGCAGCGCATGCAAATTGAAGTCCAGATCAGTTCGATTATCGAAGCCCACTCGAGATTACTCGAAATCGGAAAAGAGGGTATCAAAGAATCGGACGAAGAAGACGACAAAATCAAGTTCCTCAAAAAGTCAAATTAA
- the folP gene encoding dihydropteroate synthase, translating into MIKKPPPNPPPIHPDMPAFPKTYQLTWAGFEMEFGRQTQIMGVVNVTPDSFSDGGKFLSHEAAVTQGLKLAADGADILDIGGESTRPFADPVPVDEEIERVIPVIEQLASKISIPISIDTMKAEVARQAINAGASIINDISALRFDPDLGAVAAEFGAPLVVMHMLGSPKTMQLSPSYTDLIGEISDFLKDAIVRAEQQGISKSNIIIDPGIGFGKTVSHNLLLIRQLSSFTALDAPIMVGPSRKTFIRKLLKDEHSDDLSPDLPIVETGTQATVAAAILCGAHIVRVHDVANTRATIQIIDAMRAAQED; encoded by the coding sequence ATGATCAAGAAACCACCACCGAATCCGCCGCCGATCCACCCTGATATGCCGGCGTTTCCCAAAACATATCAGCTAACATGGGCCGGTTTCGAAATGGAATTTGGCCGTCAAACACAAATTATGGGTGTGGTGAATGTGACGCCAGACTCATTTTCCGATGGTGGTAAATTCCTATCCCATGAAGCCGCCGTCACTCAGGGGCTGAAACTGGCAGCTGACGGCGCCGACATATTGGATATCGGAGGGGAATCAACCCGGCCCTTTGCTGATCCGGTTCCAGTCGATGAGGAAATCGAAAGGGTGATCCCGGTCATTGAACAATTGGCCTCTAAAATTTCCATCCCGATATCCATTGATACCATGAAGGCCGAAGTCGCCCGGCAGGCAATCAACGCCGGGGCATCGATTATCAACGACATCTCCGCACTGCGCTTCGATCCGGATTTGGGGGCGGTGGCCGCCGAGTTTGGTGCCCCATTGGTGGTCATGCACATGTTGGGCAGCCCCAAAACCATGCAGTTATCTCCCTCCTATACAGATTTGATCGGTGAAATATCAGATTTTTTAAAGGATGCGATCGTGAGGGCTGAACAGCAGGGTATTTCAAAATCAAACATCATCATCGATCCGGGAATTGGTTTCGGCAAAACCGTTTCGCATAATCTTTTGCTCATCCGGCAGTTGTCATCCTTTACCGCCCTGGACGCGCCGATTATGGTGGGGCCTTCTCGCAAAACCTTTATTCGCAAATTGCTAAAAGACGAGCACAGCGATGATCTTTCTCCGGATTTGCCGATCGTTGAAACCGGTACCCAGGCTACAGTGGCAGCGGCGATCTTATGCGGTGCACATATCGTGCGGGTTCACGATGTCGCCAACACCCGAGCCACCATTCAGATTATAGATGCGATGCGGGCCGCGCAGGAAGATTAG
- a CDS encoding FAD-dependent oxidoreductase codes for MKTSDVIIVGAGSVGVPTALALAERDIKVRVIDMHPSPGQGENKHAIGGIRATHSDPAKILTCRRSLEIFSTWQDRYGDHIEWLKGGYSFPVYRKKDETMLKKLLPVQKKYGLNIDFLGPDEIQKIIPGINPEGLRGGTFSPDDGSISPLLTVNAFYHRAVDLGVAFHFKERVRQIQVKNNRVVGVQTEKSEYDAPIVIDTAGPFSPELSRTAGIDLKVIPDSHEGAITEPVRPFFKCMVVDIRPAPGSKNFYFYQNLHGQVIFCITPDPPIIGTHKGETAEFLPQVGARLVHLLPRLKNLRVRRTWRGLYPMTPDGSPLVGWNQRINGLIHITGMCGQGLMLGPGAAEVVARLVADETTDDDHIILKAFAPHRPFKGQEALK; via the coding sequence TTGAAGACAAGTGATGTGATCATTGTCGGAGCCGGGTCGGTGGGCGTGCCCACGGCCCTGGCGTTGGCTGAGCGCGACATCAAGGTGCGGGTAATCGATATGCATCCGTCACCCGGGCAGGGCGAAAACAAGCATGCTATCGGTGGCATCCGCGCGACACATTCGGACCCTGCCAAAATTCTTACCTGCCGGCGGTCCCTTGAAATTTTTTCCACCTGGCAGGACCGGTATGGTGACCATATTGAATGGCTCAAAGGCGGCTATAGCTTCCCGGTTTATCGCAAAAAAGATGAGACCATGCTAAAGAAGCTTCTGCCCGTCCAGAAAAAATACGGTCTCAATATTGATTTTTTGGGACCGGATGAGATTCAGAAAATTATTCCCGGCATCAATCCCGAGGGCCTTCGAGGGGGCACCTTTTCACCCGATGACGGCTCTATTTCTCCGTTGTTGACCGTTAATGCGTTTTATCATCGCGCTGTTGATCTGGGGGTTGCCTTTCACTTTAAAGAACGCGTTCGCCAAATACAGGTTAAAAACAATCGTGTTGTTGGCGTGCAGACTGAAAAATCCGAGTATGATGCACCGATTGTTATCGACACCGCCGGGCCTTTTTCACCGGAACTGAGCCGAACCGCCGGCATTGACCTGAAGGTAATACCCGATTCTCATGAAGGCGCCATTACCGAGCCGGTCAGACCGTTTTTTAAGTGCATGGTGGTGGATATTCGCCCCGCACCCGGATCCAAGAATTTCTATTTTTACCAGAATCTGCACGGCCAGGTGATTTTTTGTATCACCCCCGATCCGCCGATCATCGGCACCCATAAAGGCGAAACTGCCGAGTTCCTGCCCCAGGTCGGCGCCCGCCTGGTGCACCTGTTGCCGCGGCTGAAAAATTTAAGGGTGCGCCGCACCTGGCGCGGTCTTTATCCGATGACACCGGACGGCTCACCGCTAGTAGGCTGGAACCAGCGCATCAACGGGTTGATCCACATTACGGGAATGTGCGGCCAGGGATTGATGCTGGGGCCGGGGGCCGCGGAAGTGGTTGCGCGCCTGGTTGCGGATGAAACCACCGATGATGATCACATTATTTTAAAAGCGTTTGCGCCCCACCGACCGTTTAAGGGCCAGGAAGCGCTCAAATAG
- a CDS encoding zinc-ribbon domain-containing protein — MDVICTSCQSKFKIANDKIPANKRTTVACPKCKGYITLRPRKGAAGGGGGGSISSYDATEKPFDFIEEEGLTALVCEPNPPVRRTITNALEVLDYQITEAESARDALKRMRYHNYDLFVINEQFDTDNPESNGILLYLERLSMTVRRNMFVALISNRFRTMDNMMALNKSVNLIINIKNIEDIGKILSRGITDNEYFYRIFRGTLKEVGRA, encoded by the coding sequence ATGGATGTTATCTGTACCAGTTGTCAAAGTAAATTCAAAATCGCAAATGACAAAATACCCGCTAACAAGCGTACAACCGTTGCCTGCCCTAAATGTAAAGGCTATATTACGTTGAGACCCCGCAAGGGTGCCGCGGGCGGCGGTGGCGGCGGTTCAATTAGCAGTTATGATGCAACGGAGAAACCGTTTGACTTTATCGAAGAAGAAGGATTGACCGCCCTGGTATGCGAACCGAATCCACCGGTTCGGCGAACGATCACCAATGCACTGGAAGTTTTGGATTACCAGATCACTGAGGCCGAAAGCGCTAGGGATGCGTTAAAACGCATGCGCTATCACAATTACGATCTATTTGTCATCAATGAACAATTTGATACCGACAATCCGGAGTCCAACGGTATATTGCTGTATCTTGAAAGGTTGAGTATGACCGTGCGCCGCAATATGTTTGTGGCATTGATCAGCAACAGGTTTCGAACGATGGACAACATGATGGCCCTTAACAAGAGCGTCAATTTAATCATCAATATCAAAAATATTGAAGATATCGGAAAAATACTAAGCCGCGGAATTACGGACAATGAGTATTTTTATCGAATTTTTAGAGGGACGCTGAAAGAGGTCGGTCGCGCCTAA
- the thiS gene encoding sulfur carrier protein ThiS — protein MIQVAGKQIEWREGMTVSDLLDELNDLHPYAVVRINHQYVTRPNFEHTLVPDDAEVFLIPMVAGG, from the coding sequence ATGATTCAGGTAGCCGGCAAGCAGATCGAATGGCGAGAAGGCATGACCGTTTCAGACCTGCTCGATGAGCTCAACGATCTCCATCCTTATGCTGTGGTGCGCATCAATCACCAGTATGTCACCCGGCCCAATTTCGAGCATACATTGGTCCCCGATGATGCCGAGGTTTTTCTGATCCCAATGGTTGCCGGCGGTTAG